In a single window of the Streptomyces sp. HUAS ZL42 genome:
- a CDS encoding response regulator: MTAIRVLLVDDDPLVRAGLSFMMGGADDIEIVGEAADGDEVEALVDRTRPDVVLMDIRMPSMDGLTATERLRGRKDAPQVVVLTTFHADEQVLRALRAGAAGFVLKDTPPADIVDAVRRVAAGDPVLSPTVTRQLMEHAAGTAAGTRGERARERIAALNEREREVAVAVGRGLPNAEIATGLFMSVATVKTHVSRILAKLGLNNRVQIALLAYDAGLVGNEAEGGH; this comes from the coding sequence ATGACCGCGATCAGAGTCCTCCTCGTCGACGACGATCCGCTCGTACGGGCCGGGCTGTCCTTCATGATGGGCGGCGCCGACGACATCGAGATCGTCGGAGAGGCCGCCGACGGCGACGAGGTCGAGGCGCTCGTCGACCGCACCCGCCCGGACGTGGTCCTGATGGACATCCGGATGCCGTCGATGGACGGACTGACGGCCACGGAGCGGCTGCGCGGCCGCAAGGACGCCCCGCAGGTCGTGGTCCTCACCACCTTCCACGCCGACGAGCAGGTGCTGCGGGCGCTGCGCGCCGGTGCCGCCGGCTTCGTGCTCAAGGACACCCCGCCCGCCGACATCGTGGACGCCGTGCGCAGGGTCGCGGCCGGTGACCCGGTCCTGTCGCCCACCGTCACCCGCCAGTTGATGGAGCACGCGGCCGGCACCGCCGCCGGCACCCGGGGCGAGCGCGCGCGTGAACGCATCGCCGCCCTCAACGAGCGCGAACGCGAGGTCGCCGTGGCCGTCGGCCGGGGCCTGCCCAACGCCGAGATCGCCACCGGCCTCTTCATGAGCGTCGCCACCGTCAAGACCCACGTCTCCCGGATCCTGGCCAAGCTCGGCCTCAACAACCGGGTGCAGATCGCCCTTCTGGCGTACGACGCGGGGCTCGTCGGGAACGAGGCCGAGGGCGGGCACTAG
- a CDS encoding cytochrome P450: MAEVIDLGEFGDGFRRDPHTVYARLRERGPVHRVRLPQHEAHHETWLVVGYEEARAALADPRLAKDGTKIGITFLDEELIGKYLLIADPPQHTRLRGLVTRAFTMRRVEQLRPRVQEITDDLLDTMLPHGRADLVESFAYPLPITVICELLGVPEMDRTEFRKISTEAVAPSSAESEYDAFVRLAEYLTGLIEDKRCAGPSDDLLSDLIRTTAEDGDRLSPQELRGMAFILLIAGHETTVNLITNAVHALLAHPDQLAALRADMSLLDGAVEETLRYEGPVENATFRFAAEPLRIAGTSVRQGDAVMIGLTAADRDGDRFPAPDRFDIRRDARGHVAFGHGIHYCLGAPLARLEARTAIRSLLERAPELTLDGEPGEWLPGMLMRGVRSLPVRW, translated from the coding sequence ATGGCGGAAGTGATCGACCTGGGGGAGTTCGGGGACGGGTTCCGGCGGGACCCGCACACGGTGTACGCGCGGCTGCGGGAGCGGGGCCCGGTGCACCGGGTGCGGCTGCCGCAGCACGAGGCGCACCACGAGACCTGGCTCGTCGTCGGGTACGAGGAGGCGAGGGCGGCGCTCGCCGACCCCCGCCTCGCCAAGGACGGCACCAAGATCGGGATCACGTTCCTCGACGAGGAGCTGATCGGCAAGTACCTGCTGATCGCCGACCCGCCCCAGCACACCCGGCTGCGCGGCCTCGTCACGCGTGCCTTCACCATGCGCCGGGTGGAGCAACTGCGGCCCAGGGTCCAGGAGATCACCGACGACCTGCTCGACACGATGCTGCCGCACGGCCGGGCCGACCTCGTGGAGTCCTTCGCCTACCCGCTGCCGATCACCGTGATCTGCGAGCTCCTCGGCGTCCCCGAGATGGACCGCACGGAGTTCCGGAAGATCTCGACGGAGGCCGTCGCACCCAGCAGCGCCGAGAGCGAGTACGACGCCTTCGTCCGCCTCGCCGAGTACCTCACCGGGCTGATCGAGGACAAGCGGTGCGCCGGACCGAGCGACGACCTGCTCAGCGACCTGATCCGCACCACCGCCGAGGACGGCGACCGGCTGTCCCCGCAGGAGCTGCGGGGCATGGCCTTCATCCTGCTCATCGCGGGACACGAGACCACGGTCAACCTCATCACCAACGCCGTCCACGCCCTGCTCGCACACCCGGACCAACTCGCCGCGCTGCGCGCCGACATGAGTCTCCTCGACGGCGCGGTCGAGGAGACGCTGCGCTACGAAGGACCGGTGGAGAACGCGACGTTCCGGTTCGCCGCCGAGCCCCTGCGGATCGCCGGCACCTCCGTCCGGCAGGGCGACGCGGTGATGATCGGCCTGACCGCCGCGGACCGCGACGGCGACCGTTTCCCGGCCCCCGACCGCTTCGACATCCGCCGCGACGCCCGCGGTCACGTCGCCTTCGGCCACGGCATCCACTACTGCCTGGGCGCCCCGCTGGCCCGCCTGGAGGCCCGCACGGCGATACGGTCCCTGCTCGAACGGGCCCCGGAGCTCACCCTCGACGGAGAGCCCGGCGAGTGGCTGCCGGGGATGCTGATGAGGGGGGTGCGGAGCTTGCCGGTGCGCTGGTAG